Within the Pseudomonas orientalis genome, the region GCCAAGGCGACTTTGCGGTTGATCGAGTCTTTTCTCAAGCTGCCGACCAGGACGGCAATCGTGTAGACCTTGCTCATTGAGGTTTCCCGACGTTTGACTAAGGAGCCTGTAGTTATAGAGATTTCACCGCGCGTGCACCAGCGGGTTTTGAGAATGCCGCAAAAGTTGCCGTGCAACCCAACGCGTGGGAAACGTCTGAAATTTTAAACGAATAGTATTTTTTTCTTATAGGTAAACTACCCCGCTCCCTGACGGTCTACAGAACCGCAAATCGAGTGTTTATCTCCAGAGGTTCTAAACAGATGGCAGCAGTACTAGTCGGACAGTTTCATGCCAGAGACGCGGAAGGCCGCGTATATTCGGTGCATGAGTTCCAGGAATCCGAACCGGCGCAAGGCGACCTGGCGGGCTCGGCGCCTGCCATCACCTACAAGCTGGCCATTGGCGACCGGGTGGAAAAGCTCGAGGGTGATGAGTTCAGATTGATTCAATCGGGCACAGTCCTCGTACGCGAATCAAAGACCACCCTCGCCTCATAAGATTTAGCCTTAAACACCTGCCCAGTCCTGGCGACTGGGCAGGGGACGCTCACGGGCTGCGGATTTGCGTCAATTCAATGCCCTGCTCGCCTCGCTTGAGCATCACCACCACCTGCCCTCTCTCCCCCTCAACTGCATACATCGAACGCGTGTAGCCCGACTGGTCGTAAGCGGGATAGGCCTCCACCTGCCTGATCAACGTGATACCGAGCACCGCGCCCACCTGTTCGCCAACCTGTTCCTGGGAGCGGATAAACGCTTCAAGTTCGGGGTTTTCCGGCGCGTGTTCAGTGTGATTATTCAAGAAGTAAGCCGCCATGCATCCTACGGTCACCAGCACCAGGAGTTGCTTGGCCGTTACCCCGAAGAGCATCGAGGATAGAGGCATTTGAGACCAGACCTGTTTTTGTTGTAAGTACCGGGTAACCGGCATTGGTCGTTACTGATCAGACACAGCATTCTAGTAGGATCGTGGTGCAAAGCCATAGGCCAGGGCGACGCGCGCAGTCTTTTTTGCGCACAAAGACCTGCGCCATTGAATCCCCGACGCGCTGCACATAGACTCCGGCCATGCGTTTACGTCATATCGAAGTGATTCAGGCCATCTTGCAGACCGGACACCCAGGCCTGGCCGCCGAGTGGCTGCAACTCTCCGTGGGCGAGGTGGACGCCACCCTCAGGGATGCCGAGCTGCAACTGGGCTTCATGCTGTTTGCCAGTGTGCGCGGGCGCCTGCAAGCCACCCGTGAAACCCTGGAGCTGCAGGCGCACATTGCGCCCCTGTACGAAGCGCTGGAGCCGATACAGCGCCTGGCCAGCCGCTTGAAGCACCATCACGCGCCAACCTTGCGTGTGCTGTGCACCCCGCCGCTGGCTAACCAGCTGTTGCCCCACAGCATCGCCCTGCTGCGCCGACGTTTCCAGGACACGCCGTGCAACCTGTCAAGCCAACCGACCCGGGAGATCGTCCGCAGTTTGTTGCTGCATGAAACCGAAGTGGGTCTGAGTCTGCGTGATCCGGAACACCCGCACATTCAAAGCAGCGTGCTGGCCCAAGGCAAACTGCAATTGCTCGCGCCCCATGGCTGGCTCAAACCCAGGCAGAAGTACATCGCACTGCAGGACCTGGCGGGACAGTCGATGATTGGCCTGGAAGGCCAGGACCCGCTGAGCCGCCTGCTGGACGCCAAGCTGCAAGCCTTGCGCCCGCTGCCGGTGGTGCAGACGCGGGTGCAGACGTACCAGATGATGCGCAGCATGGTCGAAGCCGGCGAAGGCCTCGCGGTTGTCGACCCGTTCACGGCCTGCGGTGCACGGGACGCGGGACTGGATGTATGCCCGATCTCACCACCGATCAGTGTCAAGCTGTATGCCCTGACCCTGCATGACGGGGCCGCGTCACCGGCCCTGAGCGCGCTGCTGGAGATCGTGACCCAGAAGGCCGAAAACCTGCTGTCCAACGACATGAAACTCGTATAGACGCGGCCTCAGATGGAGCTGACTTCAGTCTTGAACAGCCGATACCAGAAAATCGCCACTTCACGGGTTTGCGGGTCGATGCCGCGATAGCGCAGTTGATCGATGCCCCCCATGACATACCCGCTACGCTCATACAGGCGACAGGCACCGAGGTTGTTGTTCTGGGTTTCAAGCATCATGCCCGGCAGGTTTTTCTTGCGTGCCCAGAACTGCGCCACATCCAACAGCGCCTTGGCGACACCGTGACGCCGTGCAGGCAGCGCCACCGCCAGCTCGTCAACGTGGGCAAAGCCGTTCCAGTTGGTACTGACCACGACGTGTCCGACGGCACGATCATCCAGATAGGCCATGAAGATCGCGCTGTCGGGCGCGTTGCGAAAGCTGGCGAATTCTTCCGGGTCGATGCCATAGCACTTGCGATAGGGCAGGATGCGCTCCAGCGGCCACTGATCGACACGCTTGTCCATCTGCGGCACGCCATAGGCACTGACCTCGAAACTGAAGTCATTGCCCCACACATAAGCGTCGAAGCCTTCATCGGCGACTCGCACACTGAGCCCTGGATACTTCGGGTTCATGACAGCTTGCATAACGTTCCTTAACCTTTGATGCAATCGACGGTGTAACAACGACCACTGCCGTCATCTTCATGTTGCAGCCCATGCACATCAGCGACGAAGCCGGGGAAACTGCTATCGAACGTGCGGGCGAACGCCAGGTAATCGACGATCGAACGCGTTGACTCGGTAAAGCGCTCGCCCGGCATGATCAACGGGATGCCCGGCGGATAGGGCACCAGCATCACGGCTGCGATGCGTCCTGGCAAGGCATCGATGGAAACGGCTTCCACTTCCCCCCTGACCAACTGATCGTAGGCGTCGGCCGGCTTCATCGCGATCTGCGGCAACACCGTGTACATACGCTTGAGGTGCCGGGCTGTCGCATTACTGCGATAGCAACTGTGCAACTGGTTGCACAGATCGCGCAACCCCAGGCCTTGATAACGGACCGGGCCCTGGGCATATACCGAAGGCAGGCAACTGGCCAGGCTGGCATTGGCATCATAGCTGCGCTTGAACTCCAGCAACTCGGTGAGCAAGGTACTCCACTTGCCTTTGGTGATGCCCATCGAAAACAACACCAGGAAAGAATACAGCCCGGTCTTCTCCACCACCAGGCCGCGCTCCCAGAGGAACTTGCTGACCACGGCGGCGGGAATCCCGCAATCGCTCAAGGCGCCACCGGCGTTGAGGCCGGGCATCACCAGCGTGACCTTGATCGGGTCCAGCAGCACATAATCTTCAGCCACGTCGCCGAAACCATGCCAGTCGTCCTGGGGGTGCAGCAGCCAGTCGGCCGTGGCGACCCGGTCGATACCGGCCACCGAGGGTGGCTGCCAGATGGAAAACCACCAATCGTCGGCGGCGATATGCTGACGCAGATTGGCCAGTGCACGGCGGAAACTCAGGGCCTCGTCGAACATTTCCTGCAACAGCGAGCGACCCGCCGGACCTTCCATCATGGCCGATGCCACGTCCAGGGAGGCGATGATACTGTATTGCGGCGAGGTGGAAATATGCATCATGAACGCTTCGTTGAAGCGGTCGCGGTCCAGCTGCCGCGCACCGCCATCCTGCACATGGATCATCGATGCCTGACTGAAGGCCGCCAGCAACTTGTGGGTGGAGTGCGTGGTGAACACCAACGGGCTGTCCGGCGTACGCAACGTGCCCATGCCATAGCGCCCGGCGAAAAACTCGTGGAACGCCGCGTAGGCATACCAGGCCTCATCGAAGTGCAGCACCTCCACACTGTTGCCCAATTGCTGCTTGATCAGTTCGGCGTTGTAGCACAGGCCGTCGTAGGTGGAATTGGTCACCACCGCCAGCTTGACCTTCGCCGGGCGGCCCCGGGCCAGCGGGCTGGCGTCGATCTTGGCGCGGATCGATTCGGGGCTGAACTCACTCAAGGGGATGGGGCCGATGATCCCCAGTTCGTTGCGTTCCGGGCACAGGTACAACGGGATCGCGCCGGTCATGATGATCGAATGCAGCACCGACTTGTGGCAATTGCGGTCCACCAGTACCAGATCGTCGCGGCCTACCATGGAGTGCCAGACGATTTTGTTGGCGGTGGAGGTGCCGTTGATCACGAAGAACGTATGGTCGGCGCCGAAA harbors:
- a CDS encoding LysR substrate-binding domain-containing protein; its protein translation is MRLRHIEVIQAILQTGHPGLAAEWLQLSVGEVDATLRDAELQLGFMLFASVRGRLQATRETLELQAHIAPLYEALEPIQRLASRLKHHHAPTLRVLCTPPLANQLLPHSIALLRRRFQDTPCNLSSQPTREIVRSLLLHETEVGLSLRDPEHPHIQSSVLAQGKLQLLAPHGWLKPRQKYIALQDLAGQSMIGLEGQDPLSRLLDAKLQALRPLPVVQTRVQTYQMMRSMVEAGEGLAVVDPFTACGARDAGLDVCPISPPISVKLYALTLHDGAASPALSALLEIVTQKAENLLSNDMKLV
- a CDS encoding GNAT family N-acetyltransferase; protein product: MQAVMNPKYPGLSVRVADEGFDAYVWGNDFSFEVSAYGVPQMDKRVDQWPLERILPYRKCYGIDPEEFASFRNAPDSAIFMAYLDDRAVGHVVVSTNWNGFAHVDELAVALPARRHGVAKALLDVAQFWARKKNLPGMMLETQNNNLGACRLYERSGYVMGGIDQLRYRGIDPQTREVAIFWYRLFKTEVSSI
- a CDS encoding Orn/Lys/Arg decarboxylase N-terminal domain-containing protein, with protein sequence MYKDLKFPVLIVHRDIKADTVAGDRVRGIARELEQEGFSIFSAVDYAEGRLVASTHHGLACMLIAAEGAGENTHLLQNMVELIRLARVRAPNLPIFALGEQVTLENAPADAMSELNQLRGILYLFEDTVPFLARQVARAARTYLDGLLPPFFKALVQHTADSNYSWHTPGHGGGVAYRKSPVGQAFHQFFGENTLRSDLSVSVPELGSLLDHTGPLAEAEARAARNFGADHTFFVINGTSTANKIVWHSMVGRDDLVLVDRNCHKSVLHSIIMTGAIPLYLCPERNELGIIGPIPLSEFSPESIRAKIDASPLARGRPAKVKLAVVTNSTYDGLCYNAELIKQQLGNSVEVLHFDEAWYAYAAFHEFFAGRYGMGTLRTPDSPLVFTTHSTHKLLAAFSQASMIHVQDGGARQLDRDRFNEAFMMHISTSPQYSIIASLDVASAMMEGPAGRSLLQEMFDEALSFRRALANLRQHIAADDWWFSIWQPPSVAGIDRVATADWLLHPQDDWHGFGDVAEDYVLLDPIKVTLVMPGLNAGGALSDCGIPAAVVSKFLWERGLVVEKTGLYSFLVLFSMGITKGKWSTLLTELLEFKRSYDANASLASCLPSVYAQGPVRYQGLGLRDLCNQLHSCYRSNATARHLKRMYTVLPQIAMKPADAYDQLVRGEVEAVSIDALPGRIAAVMLVPYPPGIPLIMPGERFTESTRSIVDYLAFARTFDSSFPGFVADVHGLQHEDDGSGRCYTVDCIKG